In the genome of Mycobacterium lentiflavum, the window GTCGAGGGCAAATCGATGACGGTCAAGGTGAGCCCGGCGGTGTGGGTGGCGCGCACCGCGCGGCCTCGGTACGGGTTGAGTTTGTTGGCGCGGTCGGCGAGGCGGTCGAGCACCGCGCGGGCGCGGTCCTGGTGCTCCGGCGTCACGTAGGCGCTCACTTCGGCCGATTGCAGGATGCTTTGGCGCCCCTGGAGGGCGATGACACAGCCGGTGTCGGCTAGCAGCGTTCCGGCGGGAAAGTGCACCCGCACACTGAGCGGGTGGCGGTAGCGTTGGTCGCCGATCTCGGTTTGGGTCCACTTGGGCGGGCTGGTGTCCTCGCCCGGACCGATCTCGCAAGCGTGGGTGTGCTCCTGGATCCATTCGGCCAGCGCCAGCGCGAAGGTGAACCGCGACACCGGGTTAAGGTCGCGTTCCTCATCGACCAGGTGCCCGCAGTCCGCCACCCCCAGGCAGCGGGCGGTGAACCGCTCGGCGCTCTCGGCCGGCTCGGCGCGGTCGCGTTCGGTGACGCCGAGGAGCAGCTCACCCAGGGCGCGCAGCGCGGGCCGCGCACTATACTCAAGGCCGTCGAGCCACCCGTGGACGTCGGTGATGGGTCGGCGATGGGCGTCAGCGCCGTCGGCCTGCTCGGTGGTCACATCGGTCAGTTCGTCGTTCGTTAGGTTCATCGCCTCATTCGTCATTTCCGGGAAAAGGGCAGCCGAACAGAATCGCACCCCGCCGGGCTCATAGTCAACTTGGTTTTCCCACGTCCGCTGATTGGCCTTGCCGCGCAACCAGATCAGCACTTCCCACTCGGGCCCTACGCGAGAGTTCCCTGACGCACCCACGTCGCCTGCTGCATAAAATTCGTGCGACACGACACCGCGCTCATGACATCCTCGACGGCATGGATCAGGAACCCGAGGAGCTCTATGTCACCGACTTCTCCACCACTCCCGGGGCCGCCGAGTACCGGGAGCAGCTCGAGCGTGCCCGCACCGAGGCGCGGCGGCGCTACCGCGACCACCTGGCGACGGTGTTCGACCTGCAGGGCGCCCCTGAACCCGAGGTGCTCGCCGACGTGGCCCTTGATGCGCTCACCGTCTGGCGCTACGTCGACAGCGGCGAGCGCTGCCGGTGCGGGTGTCACCCACGGCTACCCGAAACCGATCTGCACGACTACGGATTCGCCTGCACCTGTGCCCGCACCCGCCAGGATCGACGCCGCACCTGGGAGCAATGGCGCAACAACATCCAAGCCTTTTGGGAATCCCCTGAGGGCCAACAGATCACGGCCGACGAACGGGCCGCTGAAGCTGGCCTGCAGACCTGGCTAGCGGGGCAACAGGGGGTCACCGTGGGTAGCCATGGCGGCTTGTTCCCGGAGCAGTGGGACGGAGATGTGGACGGGCACAACTTCTACTTCCGCGAGCGCCACGGCGAGTGGCGCATCGAACTCGACGTTCGGCCCAGCGGCCGCTTCGTCCGCACGCTCGCCGGCACCCATAGCGACGGCACACCCCAATACGGGCAAAAAGAACTCGAACAGGGCGACATCATCGCTCACGGCACCATTGATGACGACGGCTACGGCGCCACACCTGTTGAGCGGGCACAGTTCATCATTGACACCATCCGGATCCATCTGGCCCGCCAGATATGCACGCTGCATCACGACGATTTGTCCTCCATCGAAGCGTTGCTCGGAAGCCCGATCACCTGGTGCCCTTCTTGCGGAACCCGGCTGCCGACATGAGGCAAGTAACGGTTCAGTCCTAAGCCGACGAACACCGCTCCACGGGCACGCTCTCGACGGGTCACCTTTCCCACACGAAATACCGCACGAGCAAGCGAGTTCGCCGTGAACGTACTACACCGCGATCGAGGGCAGCCGGCACTGCACGTTTAGCCAGATCAACGCGCTGACCACAGGCAGCGCATGCTCCCACGCAAGGTCGACTAGCAGTTAGCTGGGGGTCAACCGCCCGACCAGCGCTCGCCCCCCTATCCGTCACCATGGCCCCCTCCCGGCCGCACACCGCGCACTCCACATGCCACCAGCTATGCCATTTCTGTTCGAGGGGGGAATCCACCAAGCTCTTTGGCGTACAAGGCACTTCGCCGGTTCAGTAGCAGTGCGATCCCCCGTGCGTTCCTGTTTCGGATATCGACGAAAAGTCCTCAACATAGTTATCGGTGCGGTCGTTGATCCCGCTGCCTGGCGATTGCGACAACGCGATCGGCGCCGCGCCCGTCGCGATCCTCTAACTGTCGGTACAGTTCTGCGACGACCAGCGCGAGCCCCTGGGCGACGCGTTCTGCGTCGGTGCGCCTGTCTCTTTCGTCAGCGAGTTGTCGTGTCAGCCGCGCAACGGCTGCTTCGCTGGACGTCGGCAGCTCGTGAGCATCTGCTTGTGCGACTTTGCGGGTCCACTCCGCGATGAGATCAGGTTGGCGGTACAGGGTGGCGCGGCCGATGCCGGCTTCTAGCGCGAGGTTCGTCCGTGTCAGCCGTCCATCCGTGAATTGAGGTGCTCCCGAGAGCAGCCGTTCCATGGCTGAGCGGATGTTGTCGCGGCTACTCATCGCTGTTCACGGTCAGCATCAACATTCGCACTGTGGAGGACCTGCTCGACCTCAGCGAGCCGTTCGGAAAGTGATTGCAGCCGTGGGGGGCTGAGCCGATTGTCGGCGATTGTGGACTTCAGCATTTGAAGTTCGCCGATCCAGACAGGCAGGTGTTCGGGGCCGACAACCGAGTTCGGGCAGCGCGTGGGCTGGCACAAGCCCAGTAGTGGCCCTTGGGTGTCGCGCGCGGCGGTGCGTCGGCACAGTGCAGTCTCCTCGTCGTACAGACATGCGTTAGCGGGTCCGAACCGGATTACGGGAGCGATTTTCTTCAGCAGGACCGCGAGCTGCGAGTCGGAGATTAGTAGCTCTGGGCTACTCGATGCCGCGGTGGACGTGGATTCGTCGACGATGGCGTCGGTGAGGCGTGCACCGCCGCGCCCGGCCAGCGGATGGTTGCTTTGCCGCGCTTGCTTGATCATGTCGATCATATGTGCGTGATTCTCTTCAGACCTGTTGGTATCAAGCAGGTTTGACCACGCCGGGTCGGGTGCCATGTAGTCGGCGGTGACGTTGGAGTAGCCGTAGCTGATGACATGCTTGAGTTGCTGACTCATAGCGAGTTCGTTACCGCCGAGTTCGCGGCCGATGCACGCGGTGGTGCGCCGCAACGCCCGTGACGTGATCGGCGAGCCATGCGGGATCGGCGCCAGTCCGCTGCGCTCTCCGGTGGCCGCGAAGTGCTCCAGCAGGAACTCGAGTTCATGAGCGGGTCGGATGCCGGGTTCGGCATCTTCGTGAGGCCCGTTAACGAACTTCGCGAATAGGTATTCTGGATGGGCGCTGAGTCGTTCGAGCACGCGGATCGCCGTTGCGGCCTCCTCGACAATCCACCAGTGCGCCGTCGTTTCGGCTCGCCGACCCTTGTAGGTGCTGGATTTGATCGCTTGCACGCCGTAGTGCGTCGTGATCGATCCGCGCTTGATGGCTTGAAGTTCGCTATCGCGCATCATCGTCATCGCGGCGATGAAGACGTAGCAGGCCGCTCGGAGCGCGCGAAGCTCGCACCGGGCTTCGTAGTCAGACATCGATTCGCGCCACGGCACGTGGCGGCCATCGGGTTGCTCTACCAAGGCGAAGTCGACGCAGTCTCGCAGGGTACTCATCGCTCCGTGATCCGCGAGGAAGGTGCGGCCCGATTGCGCGGCCGTAAGGATCAGATTTCGACGGCGATAGCCTCGTTTCCAGGGCCCCAACGTGTAATGCTTGCTCGTCTTGTTGCCGT includes:
- a CDS encoding integrase, with the protein product MVAARRRMTSATAANGARGIDGNSGANRLVSELYSDTEEVFLSRPDRLEGVRSATFGDQVWNPDGVIPRRPNVRRGAACITFPSHPAWSLRSREVAMALLNPADPRLLARSVSFGSRTFAIFHAQGRVVSYKTAAAWQIQKGLPDDITAWSRKDWISMVNAEMAKGAKRGTVRNLINAVRDLVVLSPILTGGGIASDPWNGRPAHVIAKQAREGATEVMTPDRWIPLIGACWTYISVFADDIVGLRDSHRCALQERVRGHWRRRHTYDNLIEGYLESPEAVIPMKKWHGDLEPNWEQLSRLVTGDHITRVFQLGQGSIGQIRRQTVRDAIADGDVRAERINGAALGALLKRRASELAGIRCTAGGPRACEADRILQTWIDDPQNLVALRAGGDGRTGQEITADDINWSMMEYLLYGNKTSKHYTLGPWKRGYRRRNLILTAAQSGRTFLADHGAMSTLRDCVDFALVEQPDGRHVPWRESMSDYEARCELRALRAACYVFIAAMTMMRDSELQAIKRGSITTHYGVQAIKSSTYKGRRAETTAHWWIVEEAATAIRVLERLSAHPEYLFAKFVNGPHEDAEPGIRPAHELEFLLEHFAATGERSGLAPIPHGSPITSRALRRTTACIGRELGGNELAMSQQLKHVISYGYSNVTADYMAPDPAWSNLLDTNRSEENHAHMIDMIKQARQSNHPLAGRGGARLTDAIVDESTSTAASSSPELLISDSQLAVLLKKIAPVIRFGPANACLYDEETALCRRTAARDTQGPLLGLCQPTRCPNSVVGPEHLPVWIGELQMLKSTIADNRLSPPRLQSLSERLAEVEQVLHSANVDADREQR